In one window of Candidatus Methylomirabilota bacterium DNA:
- a CDS encoding SDR family oxidoreductase translates to MGGILVVTGGGRGIGAAVCRLGAERGYAVCVNYVGQQKRADEVVDAIRAAGGTAIAVQGDVSREGDVERLFATVDRELGRVTALVNNAGIGPGHGRLEDIDPADIHRTLEVNVAGVLLCSAAAMRRMARRYGGAGGAIVNVGSAASRTGSPGAFVHYAASKGAVDALTIGLGKEGMPEGVRVNGVRPGVTDTEMLRGGPGFPVPPGTEEWLAGALQTLPIGRLARPEEVAETVLWLLSDAASYVTGAILDVSGGRATP, encoded by the coding sequence ATGGGCGGCATCCTGGTCGTGACCGGCGGGGGCCGGGGGATCGGCGCCGCGGTGTGCCGGCTGGGCGCCGAGCGCGGCTACGCCGTCTGCGTCAACTACGTGGGGCAGCAGAAGCGCGCCGACGAGGTCGTGGACGCGATCCGGGCCGCCGGCGGGACGGCCATCGCCGTCCAGGGCGACGTCTCGCGCGAGGGGGACGTCGAGCGGCTGTTCGCGACGGTGGACCGCGAGCTGGGCCGGGTGACGGCCCTCGTGAACAACGCCGGGATCGGCCCCGGCCACGGCCGCCTCGAGGACATCGACCCGGCGGACATCCACCGCACCCTGGAGGTCAACGTGGCGGGCGTGCTCCTCTGCTCGGCCGCGGCCATGCGGCGCATGGCGCGGCGGTACGGGGGCGCGGGCGGGGCCATCGTCAACGTCGGCTCGGCGGCCAGCCGGACCGGGAGCCCCGGCGCCTTCGTGCACTACGCGGCGAGCAAGGGCGCGGTCGACGCGCTGACGATCGGGCTCGGCAAGGAGGGGATGCCGGAAGGCGTGCGGGTCAACGGGGTGCGCCCGGGAGTGACCGACACCGAGATGCTGCGCGGCGGCCCCGGCTTCCCGGTCCCGCCCGGGACCGAGGAGTGGCTCGCGGGCGCGCTCCAGACGTTGCCGATCGGGCGCCTGGCCCGGCCGGAGGAGGTCGCCGAGACCGTCCTCTGGCTCCTGTCCGACGCCGCCAGCTACGTGACCGGCGCCATCCTCGACGTCTCCGGCGGGCGCGCCACGCCATAG